A part of Rattus norvegicus strain BN/NHsdMcwi chromosome 4, GRCr8, whole genome shotgun sequence genomic DNA contains:
- the Lpcat3 gene encoding lysophospholipid acyltransferase 5 isoform X1 produces MGRTITAVFTTLCFQMAYLLAGYYYTATGDYDIKWTMPHCVLTLKLIGLSIDYYDGGKDRNSLSSEQQKYAILGVPSLLEVAGFSYFYGAFLVGPQFSMNHYMKLVKGQLTDVPGKMPNSTIPALKRLSLGLVYLVGYTLLSPHITEDYLLTEDYDTRPFWFRCMYMLIWGKFVLYKYVTCWLVTEGVCILSGLGFNGFEENGTVKWDACANMKVWLFETTPRFTGTIASFNINTNAWVARYIFKRLKFLGNKELSQGLSLLFLALWHGLHSGYLICFQMEFLIVIVEKQATNLIRDSPALSSLASITALQPFYYLVQQTIHWLFMGYSMTAFCLFTWDKWLKVYRSIYFLGHVFFLSLLFTLPYVYKAMVPRKEKLKKRE; encoded by the exons ATGGGCCGGACCATCACTGCCGTTTTTACTACTCTTTGCTTCCAGATG GCCTACCTTCTTGCTGGTTATTACTACACAGCCACCGGTGACTACGATATCAAGTGGACAATGCCACATTGTGTCTTGACATTGAAGCTAATTG GGCTGTCTATTGACTACTATGACGGAGGCAAAGACAGG AACTCCTTGTCCTCTGAGCAACAGAAATATGCCATACTGGGTGTCCCCTCATTGCTGGAAGTCGCTGGCTTCTCCTACTTCTATGGAGCCTTCTTGGTAGGGCCCCAGTTTTCAATGAACCACTACATGAAGCTGGTGAAGGGACAGCTGACTGACGTACCAGGAAAGATGCCAAACAG CACCATACCTGCTCTCAAGCGCCTGAGTCTGGGCCTTGTCTACCTGGTGGGCTACACCCTGCTGAGCCCCCACATCACAGAAGACTATCTCCTCACTGAAGACTATGAT ACCCGCCCTTTCTGGTTCCGCTGCATGTACATGCTGATCTGGGGCAAATTCGTGCTGTACAAATACGTCACCTGTTGGCTGGTCACA GAAGGAGTGTGCATCTTGTCAGGCCTGGGCTTTAATGGCTTTGAAGAAAATGGGACTGTGAAATGGGATGCCTGTGCCAACATGAAAGTGTGGCTCTTTGAAACCACCCCTCGCTTCACTGGCACCATCGCCTCTTTCAACATCAATACCAATGCCTGGGTAGCCCG TTACATCTTCAAACGCCTCAAGTTTCTTGGAAATAAAGAGCTCTCACAAGGTCTCTCCTTGCTATTCTTGGCCCTCTGGCATGGTCTGCACTCAGGATACCTGATTTGCTTCCAGATGGAGTTCCTCATTGTTATCGTGGAAAAGCAG GCCACCAACCTCATTCGGGACAGCCCGGCCCTGAGCAGCCTGGCCTCCATCACTGCCCTCCAGCCCTTCTACTACTTGGTGCAACAGACCATCCACTGGCTTTTCATGGGCTACTCTATGACTGCCTTCTGCCTCTTCACATGGGACAAATGGCTTAAG GTGTACAGATCCATCTATTTCCTTGGACACGTCTTCTTCTTGAGCCTACTTTTCACATTGCCTTACGTTTACAAAGCAATGgtgccaaggaaagaaaagttaaaaaagaggGAATAA